The Couchioplanes caeruleus nucleotide sequence CCGGGCCGGGCGGGAGGGTTCCGCGATCACCCTCGCCGAGCCGCGCGAGCAGCGGATGCTCAAGGCCATCGAGCGGCTCACCGGGCAGCGCATCACCCTGGAGAAGCTGCCGACGGTCACCGACCTGCGGGCCCGGCGGCTGGAGAAGACGCGTACGGCGCTGCAGGCGAGCCTGGAGACCGACGACCTGGAGCGGTTCCGGGTGGTCCTGGACTCGCTCACCGACGAGTTCGACGTGGAGAACATCGCGCTGGCCGCCGTGAAGCTGTTGCACGAGGCGGCCGGCGGCGACGTCGACGAGGACGACATCCCCATCCCCGCCGCGCCCGCGGGCCGCAACGCGCAGAACCGGGACGCCCGGCCGGGCAGTGGGGGACGCGAGCGCCGCCCCGGCGCACGAGGGTCGGACGCGGGCGTGGCCCGGCTGTTCTTCGGCATCGGCCGGCGGGCCGGGCTGCGGCCGCAGGACCTGGTCGGGGCGATCGCCGGCGAGTCCGGGCTGAGCGCGCGCGACATCGGCGCGATCCAGATCACCGACCGGTTCTCGCTGGTGGAGGTGCCCGAGCCGGCCGCCGACATGGTCATCGCGGCGATGCAGCGCAGCACCATCCGCGGGCGGCGTCCGACGGTACGCCGGGAGCGCTTCGTCCGCTAGGCCGTGTGGAGCGGGGGATGGTTGCGGGGCCGAGCTGCGCACTTCGCGGGAGTGGACGGCGGCGGTCTCGAAGCCCACGAACCCGGCGATGAGGGTCAGCGGTGCCGCGCCGGTCGCGGCGAGGGAGATGACGGCGAGTCGGGGTGACCTTCACGCCGTTCGCCCGGTAGGGAGGCTCTCGCCCGCATCGACGGTGCGGGCGACGACCAGGCACGTGGCGGCGACCGCCAGCTCGACCGCCGCCGAGGCGCAGGCCGTGGCGAACGGCCGGCCGGCGTCGCTGGTGCACAGGTCGAACCACGCATCGACGCACATCAGCGTAGCGGTCGCGACGGCGGTCGGCGCGACCCTCCGGTCGCGACGGCGGGCCAGCCAGCTGGTCGACGCGAGGCCCGCGATGATGGCGACGTCCAGCCCGGCCCAGACGATGTTCCAGTGCCGGGCCGTGGCGCTGCGGGGCAGGAGCGTGGCGATGCCGATGGTCCATGGCACCAACGCGGCTGCGGCTACCGCCGGCACGGCCGGCAACGAGATTCGGTCCATGGGATCAAGCGTGGCTGCCGCGTCGGCCCGTGTCGGTAGCGGCGGCATCCGACTTGGGGGTGGCACTGGGTACAGGGGAGATCCGGTAGTCAGCCGGATCCTCCGGGCGGCCGCGGCTGGCTAGGGTGGGCGCGTGGTGTGGTGGGACGTGCCGGCGGTGCTGTGGTCGCGGCGTACGTGGTTGGCTGTCGCCGGCCTGCTGGCCGGCGCGGTGCTGTGGCTCGTCCCGGTCGTCCTGGTGTCGGCGATGGTGGGCGTCGGGGAGCTGGTCGGGGCGGAGCACCCCGTGCCCGGCCTGGGCGGCTCCCCCGAGGTGGGCGGCGCGGTGGGCGCGGTTGCCCCGCTCGCCGTGGCGCTGCCCGTGCTGCTCGCGCTGACCTTCCGGTTCACGTTGTGGCACGAGGCCCGGCTCCGCCTGCTCGGCGCCGACCTGGCGCCGCCCGCCGCCCGGCCGACCGGCATGCCGCGCCGGCGTTGGCTGGCCCGCCAGGCGGTGTCGTCCGCAACCTGGCGGCAGGTCCGCTACCACGCCCTCGGCGGCGCATTCCTCGCGCTGGCCGGCGCCCTGGTCCTGGCCGGCGCGGTGTTCGGTCCCGGTTTCGTGGTCGCCGCTGCGCTCAGCGGCAAGGGCAGCCTGCTGCACCGGTCGCCGATCGCGGCGCTCGGCGTGGCCATGGCCGTCGCTGCGGGCTGGCTCGCCCGGGGGGCCGGCGCCCTCGACCTGGCGCTGGCCCGGCGGCTCCTGCAACCGCCGCCCGCCGAGCTGCTCGCCCGGCGCGTCGCGTCGCTGTCGGCCAGCCGGGTCGCCGCCGTCGAGGCGGCCGACGCCGAGCGCCGGCGCATCGAGCGCGACCTGCACGACGGCACCCAGCAGCGCCTGGTGTCGCTGGCCATGAACCTCGGGATGACCCGCGCCGCGCTCGCCGGGGCCGACCCCGCGGTGCGCGCGGCCGTCGCGGCGGCGCACGATGAGGCGAAGCAGGCGCTCGCCGAGCTGCGCGACCTCATCCGGGGCCTGCACCCGGCCGTCCTCGACGAGCTCGGCCTGGATGCGGCGCTGTCCGGCATCGCGGCCCGCTCGCCGGTGCCGGTGCGGCTGGTGGTGGACCTGCGCAGGCGGCCGCCGGCGGCGATCGAGGCGGTCGCCTATTTCGTGGTGTCCGAGGCGCTGTCCAATGTGGCCAAACACGCGGCCGCGACCCGGGCCGACGTCGTGGTGCGGGAGCAGACCGACGGCCTGACCCTGGCCGTCGACGACGACGGCCGGGGCGGCGCGGACCCGGTGCGCGGCACCGGCCTGCGCGGCCTGCGCCAGCGCGTCGAGTCGGTGGACGGCACGCTCAGCATCGCCAGCCCGGCCGGCGGCCCGACGTCGATCCTGGTGACCCTGCCGTGCGGGTAGTCCTTGCCGAGGACTCGGTGCTGCTGCGCGACGGCCTGTCCCGGCTGTTCGCCTCCCGCGACTGCCCGGTCGTCGCCGCGGTGGGCGACGCCGACGCTCTGCTGCGGGCCGTCGGCGAGCACCGGCCCGACCTGCTCGTGGCCGACGTGCGGATGCCGCCCGGCTACGCCGACGAGGGGTTGCGCGCCGCGATCCAGGTCCGCCGGCAGTGGCCCGAGGTCGGCGTGCTGGTGCTGTCCCAGTACGTCGAGGAGCGGTACGCCACCAAGCTGCTCACCGGCGAGACCAGCCGACTGGGCTACCTGCTCAAGGACCGGGTCGCCGACGTCGACGACTTCGTCGCGGCGGCGCGCCGGATCGCCGGCGGCGGCACGGTGTTCGACCCCGAGGTCGTGTCGCAGCTGCTGGTGCGCCGCACCGACCCGCTCGACCGGCTCACCCCGCGCGAGCACGACGTGCTCGCGCTGATGGCCGAGGGCCGGTCCAACGCGGGCATCGCCGGCGCGCTGGTGGTCAGCGAGAGCGCCGTGGCCAAGCACGTGAACAGCATCTTCGCCAAGCTGGGGCTGACCCCGGCGGACAGCGACCACCGCCGGGTGCTGGCCGTACTGCGCTTCCTGGGCGGTTAGGCCATGTGTCATGACTGCCGCTCGAGCCCTCGGACCCCGTCCATGCGATACGTCACGCGCGTTCCCGCCCCGCCGCTCGACCGGTTCATCGACGACGTCTACTGCCTGAGCGGGACGCCCCGGCATCGCCGGATGACCGTCCCGCCGATGCCGTCGGCGCACCTGTTCGTGAACCTGGGCGGCCCGGTCCGGCTGTGGGACTCCGATCCGTCGGTGCCGCCGGCGGTGCTCACCGGTGCGTGGTTCATGGGCGTGTGGACCCGGCGTTTCCTCTTCGAGTACCCCACGCCCGTACGGCTGGTCGGCGTGCACTTCAAGCCGTGGGGCATGGCGCCGTTCGCCGGGCTGCCCGCGAGCGAGCTGCGCAACCGCTGGGTTCCGGCCGGCGCCGTCGGGCAGCGGTTCCCGGACCGGATACGGCAGCGCGTCGGTGACGTGGCCTCGGCCGCCGATGCGCTCCGCCTGGTGGAGGACGAGCTGCGGGGGTGCCTGGCAGAGGCGCTGCCGCGGGGACTCGACCTCGTCCGGCGCACCGGGGCAGTGCTGGAGCGGTTCCACGGCGCGGTGCCGATCGGCGCGCTGACCGAGGCGGCCGGGGTGAGCGGGAACCATCTGGCCGCGCAGTTCAAGTCGCACGTCGGCGTCACCCCGAAGCGGGTCGCACGGATCTACCGGTTCGCGCGGCTCATCGTCTCCGTGGACGCGTCGCGCCCGCTGGACTGGTCGCGGCTCGCCCACGCGGCCGGCTACTTCGACCAGGCGCACTTCAACCGGGAGTTCAAGGACTTCACCGGCCACACCCCGTCCGCGTACCTGGCCCTGCGGCGCCGGTGGCCCGCCGAGCGCGGATTCCCGCCGGACAGCGGCCCGATGCCCGCCGAGGGATTTTGTACAAGCCCGCCGGACGCAGGACTCAGCATGATCCTCGGTGAGGAGATCGGACGATCCGAGGAGGACCAGTGGGCACAGTGATCATGCACAGCGTGATGTCGGTGGACGGCTTCATCGCGGACGGGAACGACCGGGTGGGGCCGCTGCACGACTGGTACTTCAACGGCGACACGCCGATCCCGGGCGGCATCACAGTCTCGCGGACGTCGGCGGAGTACGTCGGGCCGATGTGGGAGTCCATCGGCGTGATCATCATGGGCCGGCACCTGTTCGACCTGGTGAACGGATGGGAGGGGCGTCCGCCGGCGGGGGAGCACGTCGTCGTGGTGTCCCATCGGCCCAAGCCGGAGGGCTGGCACCCCGAGGCGTCGTACCACTTCGCCGGCGACGTGCGGGCGGCCATCGACAAGGCGCAGGAGCTGGCCGGTGACCGGGTGATCGCCGTGAACGCGGGCGAGGTGGGCGGGCAGATCTTCGCCGCCGGCCTCGTCGACGAGGTGGCGATCGACGTGGTGCCGGTCGTGTTCGGAGACGGCAAACGCTACTTCGGCAGCAGCGACGGACAGCACGCGCTGCACGACCCGCACGTGGTGATCCGGAGCGACGGGGTGCTGCACCTGAGGTACCGGACTGCCCGGTGATCAGCCCGCCGAGAGGTTGAGCTCGAAGCTGTAGCGGCTCGCGCGGTACACGTGCGAGCCGTATTCGAGTGCCCGCCCGCTGACGTCCCACGCCGTACGCGTCATCGTCAGCAGCGACGCGCCGCGCTTCTCCTGCAGGATGCGGGCCTCGGCCGCGTTCGCCGAGCGGGCGCCGATCACCTGGGTCGCTATGCGCGGCTGGTAGCCGGCGCGGCGCAGCAGCTCGTAGAGGCCGTGCCGGGCCAGGTCGTCCGCCTCGAGGTGGATGAGGCCGAGCGGGATCGCGTTGTGCATCAGCGCGAGGGGTTCGCCGCCGGCGTAGCGCAGGCGTTCGATCCAGGTGACCTCGGTGCCGGGGGAGAGCTCGAGGGCCTCGGCGACCTCCGCCGGCGCCGGGATCACCTGAAGCTGCAGGACCTCCGTGCGGGGCTTGCGGTCGGCGGTCACCAGGTCGTCGTACAGGCTGGACAGCTCGACCGGGCGGCGGACCTTGGGGTGCACGACCTGGGTGCCGACGCCGCGCTTGCGCACCAGCATGCCGCGCTCGACGAGGTACTGGATCGCGCGGCGGGTCGTGGGGCGGGAGACGCCGAGACGCTCCGCGAGGTCGACCTCGTTCTCGATGCGGGTGCCGACGCCGATCTCACCCGCCTCGATGAGCTCCTGCAACCGGCTCGCGACCTGGAAGTAGAGGGGCACCGGGCTGCTCCGGTCGACCTCGACGGGGCGGACCGGGCTGCGCGGCGGCGAGAGATCGGATGCCACAGGACCCCCTAGGTTTTTCAGTTTGTCAGGACAAAGTATTGACGTGGAAGCACTCACGTTATTACATCGAAACGAGTCGAGACACCCCCGCCGGGGTCGTGAGCCCCCGGTCCCACCGTCTCCCACCGCGCCGTAACCAGCACGGCATCGGGCGTCGTCGCACGCCCCTGTTCCTCCCGTCGCCCGCCGCGCGCTCCATCCGTTCCCGCAAGGGGGAAGCATGCCCGCAGACGAGGTACTGACCATGGGACGTATCGGCGTCGACCTGTACCCACAACAGGTCGGCGTGTCGCTGCGCGAGGTCCGGACCTTCGAGAAGTTCCTCGGGGGCAGCCCCACGAACGTCGCGGTCGCCGCCGCCCGGTACGGCCGGCGCAGCGCCGTCATCACCCGCACCGGCGACGACCCGTTCGGGGCGTACATCCACGACGCGCTGCGCGCCTTCGGTGTCGACGACCGGTACGTCACGGCTGTGCCGGCGCTGCCGACGCCCGTCACGTTCTGCGAGATCTTCCCGCCCGACGACTTCCCGCTCTACTTCTACCGCTTCCCGAAGGCGCCGGACCTCGAGATCCACGAGTCCGAGGTGGACCTGGACGCGGTCCGCGCCGCCGACGTCTTCTGGGTCACCGGCACGGGTCTGTGCCAGGAACCGTCGCGGTCGGCGACCCTCGCGGCGCTGCGCGCCCGCGGTCGCTCCGGCATCACCGTGCTCGACCTCGACTACCGGCCGATGTTCTGGGAGTCGCGCGAGGAGGCGCGGCGGTGGGTGCAGGAGGCCCTGCCGTACGCGACGGTCGCGGTCGGCAACCTCGACGAGTGCTTCACGGCCGTCGGGGTCCGCGAGCCGCGCGCCGCCGCGACCGCCCTGCACGACCGCGGCATCGAGCTGGCCGTCATCAAGCAGGGGCCGGAGGGCGTGCTCGCCTCGCGGGCCGGTGAGGAGGTGCAGGCGCCGCCGATACCCGTCGACGTGGTCAACGGCCTGGGCGCCGGGGACGCCTTCGGCGGCGCGCTGTGCCACGGCCTGCTCGCCGGCTGGGACCTGGAGACCGTCATGCGCTTCTGCAACGCCGCGGGCGCGATCGTGGCGTCGCGGCTGGCCTGCGCCGACGCGATGCCCACCACGGCCGAGGTGGACGAGCTGCTCGTCGCCGGAGGCAGCCGTGCCTGACGTCCACGAGATCGTCGCCGCGCGCGTCGACCGGCCGTACGCGATCGCCTCGGCCGCGAAGAGGCGCCGCCGGCCGCCGTCCTGGCGCGGCGAGCACGGCCGGCTCATGATGATCGCGGCCGACCACCCCGCCCGCGGAGCCCTGCGCGCCGGCGCCGACCCGCTCGCCATGGGCCACCGCGCCGACCTGCTGGAGCGCATCTGCACCGCACTGGCCCGCCCCGGCGTCAACGGCGTGCTCGGGACCCCGGACATCCTCGAGGACCTGCTGCTGCTCGGCGTGCTCGACGACAAGGTGGTCATCGGGTCGATGAACCGCGGCGGGCTCGCCGGCACCAGCTTCGAGATCGACGACCGGTTCACCGCGTACGACGCCGCCGGGATCGCCACCAGCGGGTTCGACGGCGGCAAGATGCTGCTGCGCATCGACCCGGCCGACGCGGGCACCGCGAACACCCTGCAGGGCTGCGCGCACGCCGTCGGGGAGCTGGCGCAGCGGCGGCTGATCGCGATGGTCGAGCCGTTCATCTCGCACCGCGTCGACGGGCGGGTCCGCAACGAGCTCAGCGCCGAAGCGATGGTGCGGGCGATGACCGTGGCCGCCGGGCTCGGGCCGACGTCGGCGTACACGTGGTTGAAGGTGCCGGTGGTGGACGACATGGAGCGGGTCATGGCGGCGACCACGCTGCCCGCGCTGATCCTCGGCGGCGAGGTGTCCGCCGACGCCGACGCCGCGTACGCCCGCTGGGGCAAGGCCCTGGCGCTGCCCACCGTGCAGGGCCTGGTGATCGGGCGCAGCCTGCTCTACCCGCCCCGCGGGGACGTGGCCGGCGCGGTGGACCGGGCGGTGAGCCTGCTGTGAGCCACCTGCTGCGCCGCGGTGAGGCCGCGGAGAAGCCGTTCGACCTGGTCGTCACCCCGGAGCGCGCCGGGTGGGGGTTCAGCGGGCTGCGCGTGCTGGACCTGACGATCGGCACCCGGGTCAGCTTCGTCACCGGTGACGAGGAGATGATCGTCCTGCCGCTGTCCGGCGGGTGCGACGTGACCTGCGACGACGAGCGGGTCACGCTGACCGGGCGCCGGTCGGTGTTCTCCCGGGTCACCGACTTCGCGTACCTGCCGGCCGGGTCGGCCGTGACGATCCGCGCCGGCAACGGCGGCCGGTTCGCGCTGCCGTCGGCGCGCACGACGAAGCGGCTGCCGTTCCGGTACGGGCCGGCCGATGCGGTGCCCGTCGAGCTGCGGGGCGCGGGCCAGGCGAGCCGTCAGGTCAACAATTTCTGTACCCCGGACTCGTTCGAGGCGGACCGGCTGATCGCCGTGGAGGTGCTGACGCCGGGCGGCAACTGGTCGTCGTACCCGCCGCACAAGCACGACGAGGCGGGCGGGGCCGAGACCGCGCTCGAGGAGATCTACTACTTCGAGGTCGCCGGTTCACCGTCGGGCACGGCCGGGTCGGCGTACCAGCGGGTGTACGGGCACCCCGGCCGCGACATCGACGTGTGCGCGGAGGTGCGCAGCGGCGACGTGGTGCTCATCCCGTACGGCTGGCACGGCCCGTCGATGGCCGCACCGGGCTACGACCTGTACTACCTCAACGTCATGGCCGGTTCCGGGCCGCGCCGGTGGCTCTTCTCCGACGACCCCGTGCACGCCTGGGTGCGCGGCTCGTGGGACGGCCAGGCGATGGACCCCCGGCTGCCGCTGACCTCCACCACCGAGAGGAGACGATCGTGAGGCTCACCGTCGCGCAGGCCGTCGTACGGTTCCTGGCGAACCAGTGGACCGAGCGCGACGGCGCCGAGCAGCGGGCGATCGCGGGGACGTTCGGCATCTTCGGGCACGGCAACGTCGCCGGTCTCGGGCAGGCCCTGCTGCAGGCCCAGCGCACCGGCGAGGCGGACATGCCGTACCACCTGGCCCGCAACGAGCAGGCGATGGTGCACGCGGCGGCCGGCTACGCCAAGATGAAGAACCGGCTGTCCGCGATGGCGTGCACCGCCTCGATCGGGCCCGGCTCGACGAACATGCTCACCGGCGCCGCGCTGGCCACGGTGAACAGGCTGCCCGTGCTGCTGCTGCCCAGCGACGTCTTCGCCACCCGGGTTGCGCCGCCGGTACTGCAGGAGCTCGAGGACCCGCGCTCCTACGACGTCAGCGTCAACGACGCCTTCCGCCCCCTGTCGCGCTTCTTCGACCGCGTCTGGCGTCCCGAGCAGCTGCCGTCGGCGCTGCTCGCGGCGATGCGGGTGCTCTTCGACCCGGCCGAGACCGGCGCGGTCACGCTGTGCCTGCCGCAGGACGTGCAGGCGGAGGCCCACGATTTCCCGGACGAGCTGTTCGCACGGCGCGTCTGGCACGTCGCCCGTCCGGTGCCGGAGCCCGCCGCTCTGGCCCGGGCGGCCGAGGTGATCCGGTCCGCGCGGCGCCCGCTGATCGTCGCGGGCGGCGGCGCGGTCTACTCGGAGGCCTCGGCCGAGCTGGACGCGTTCGCCCGCGCCACCGGCATCCCGGTGGCCGACACGCACGCCGGCAAGGGCGCGGTCAGCTGGGACCACCCGAACTCGGTGGGCGGCGTCGGCTCCACCGGCACCCCGGTCGCCAACCGCCTCGCGCGCGAGGCCGACGTGATCATCGGCGTCGGCACCCGCTACAGCGACTTCACCACCGCGTCGCACACCGCCTTCGCCCACCCGGACGTGCGGTTCGTCAACCTCAACGTGGCCGCGTTCGACGCCCACAAGAAGGCCGCGACCGCCCTGGTGGCCGATGCCCGCGCCGGGCTCGCCGCGCTGACCGGCGCGCTCGACGGCGTGCGCTTCGACGTGGACTACGCCGGGGACGTGGCGGCCTGGCAGCGGCGCGTCGACGAGGCGTACCACCTGGGGCACGGGCCGCTGCCCGCGCAGAGCGAGGTCATCGGCGCGGTCAACGACGCCTGCGGCGAGCGTGACGTGGTGGTGCAGGCGGCCGGCAGCATGCCCGGCGACCTGCAACTGCTGTGGCGCGCCCGGGACCCGAAGCAGTACCACGTGGAGTACGGCTACTCCTGCATGGGCTTCGAGATCGCCGGCGCGCTCGGCATCAAGATGGCCGACCCCACCCGTGAGGTGTACGCGCTCGTCGGCGACGGCTCGTACCTGATGATGGCGCAGGAGATCGTCACCGCCGTGGCCGACGGCCTCAAGCTGGTCATCGTCCTGGTGCAGAACCACGGCTTCGCGTCGATCGGTGCGCTGTCGGAGTCGCTCGGCTCGCAGCGGTTCGGCACCAGCTACCGCTACCGCGGCGGGGACGACGACTACGACGGCGGCTACCTGCCCGTCGACCTGGCCGCCAACGCCGAGAGCCTCGGGGCGGCCGTCATCCGCTGCCGCACGATCGCCGACCTCACCGAGGGCCTCAAGAAGGCCCGTGACGCCGACCGGCTCACCGTCGTGCACATCGAGACCGACCCGCTCTCGCCCGTCCCGTCCTCGGAGTCCTGGTGGGACGTGCCGGTCTCCGGGGTGTCGGAGCTGGAGAGCACCCGGGCGGCACGGACCGCCTACGAAGCCGCGAAGCGCGCCCAGCGTGACCACCTGTAGAGAGGCCTGACGTGACAACCATCGAACACTGGATCGGCGGCACCACCACCGGCGGGACCGGTTCCCGCCGCGCGCCGGTCTACAACCCCGCGACCGGCCGTCAGCAGCACGAGGTGGTGCTCGCGGAGACCGCCGACGTGGACGCCGCCGTCGCCGCCGCGAAGACCGCCTTCGCGCAGTGGAGCCAGGCGTCGCTCAGCAAGCGTACGAAGGTCATGTTCGCCTTCCGTGAGCTGGTGAACGCGCACGTCAAGGAACTCGCCGAGATCGTCTCCGACGAGCACGGCAAGGTGCTCTCGGACGCGGCCGGCGAGGTGCAGCGCGGCCTCGAGGTCGTCGAGTTCGCCTGCGGCATCCCGCAGCTGCTCAAGGGCGAGTATTCCGACCAGGCGTCGACCGGCGTGGACGTGTTCAGCTTCCGTGAGCCGCTGGGCGTGGTCGCCGGCATCACCCCGTTCAACTTCCCGGTGATGGTGCCGATGTGGATGCACCCGGTCGCCATCGCCTGCGGCAACGCGTTCGTCCTCAAGCCCAGCGAGCGCGACCCGTCCGCGTCGAACTTCGTGGCCGACCTGTGGCGCCGGGCCGGGCTGCCCGACGGCGTCTTCAACGTGGTGCACGGCGACAAGGTCGCGGTGGACGCGATCCTCGACCACCCCGACATCGCCGCCGTGTCCTTCGTCGGCTCGACGCCGATCGCGAAGTACATCCACGGCAGGGCCACGGCCACCGGCAAGCGGGTGCAGGCGCTGGGCGGCGCCAAGAACCACGCGATCATCCTGCCCGACGCCGACCTCGAGTTCGCCGCGAACCACCTGAGCGCCGCGGCGTTCGGCTCGGCGGGGGAGCGGTGCATGGCGATCTCCGCGGCGGTGGCGGTCGGCGGCGCCGGCGACCCGCTCATGGACATCCTCGCCCGCAAGGCCGCCGACGTCGTCGTCGGCCCGGGGCGCGATCCGCGGAGCGAGATGGGGCCGGTGGTCACGGCCGCGGCCAAGGAACGCATCGAGGGCCTGATCGGTACGGGCGAGCAGCAGGGCGCCAAGGTGCTCGTCGACGGCCGTGGCCTCAAGGTGCCCGGGCACGAGGAGGGCTTCTTCGTCGGCCCGACCGTCCTCGACCAGGTCGGCACGGGCATGGACGTGTACACCGAGGAGATCTTCGGCCCGGTGCTGTCCGTGGTGCGCTCCGACAGCGTCGACGCGGCCATCGAGCTGATCAACGCCAACCCGTACGGCAACGGCACCGCGATCTTCACCAGTAGCGGCGAGGCGGCCCGGCGGTTCCAGCGCGGGGTGAACGTCGGGATGATCGGCATCAACGTGCCCATCCCGGTGCCGATGGCGTACTACTCCTTCGGCGGCTGGAAGGACTCGCTCTTCGGCGACAAGCACGTCCACGGCCCCGAGGGCGTCTCGTTCTACACCCGCGGCAAGGTCGTCACCTCGCGGTGGCCGCACGTCGAAGCCG carries:
- a CDS encoding sensor histidine kinase — encoded protein: MVWWDVPAVLWSRRTWLAVAGLLAGAVLWLVPVVLVSAMVGVGELVGAEHPVPGLGGSPEVGGAVGAVAPLAVALPVLLALTFRFTLWHEARLRLLGADLAPPAARPTGMPRRRWLARQAVSSATWRQVRYHALGGAFLALAGALVLAGAVFGPGFVVAAALSGKGSLLHRSPIAALGVAMAVAAGWLARGAGALDLALARRLLQPPPAELLARRVASLSASRVAAVEAADAERRRIERDLHDGTQQRLVSLAMNLGMTRAALAGADPAVRAAVAAAHDEAKQALAELRDLIRGLHPAVLDELGLDAALSGIAARSPVPVRLVVDLRRRPPAAIEAVAYFVVSEALSNVAKHAAATRADVVVREQTDGLTLAVDDDGRGGADPVRGTGLRGLRQRVESVDGTLSIASPAGGPTSILVTLPCG
- a CDS encoding response regulator — its product is MRVVLAEDSVLLRDGLSRLFASRDCPVVAAVGDADALLRAVGEHRPDLLVADVRMPPGYADEGLRAAIQVRRQWPEVGVLVLSQYVEERYATKLLTGETSRLGYLLKDRVADVDDFVAAARRIAGGGTVFDPEVVSQLLVRRTDPLDRLTPREHDVLALMAEGRSNAGIAGALVVSESAVAKHVNSIFAKLGLTPADSDHRRVLAVLRFLGG
- a CDS encoding helix-turn-helix domain-containing protein — translated: MRYVTRVPAPPLDRFIDDVYCLSGTPRHRRMTVPPMPSAHLFVNLGGPVRLWDSDPSVPPAVLTGAWFMGVWTRRFLFEYPTPVRLVGVHFKPWGMAPFAGLPASELRNRWVPAGAVGQRFPDRIRQRVGDVASAADALRLVEDELRGCLAEALPRGLDLVRRTGAVLERFHGAVPIGALTEAAGVSGNHLAAQFKSHVGVTPKRVARIYRFARLIVSVDASRPLDWSRLAHAAGYFDQAHFNREFKDFTGHTPSAYLALRRRWPAERGFPPDSGPMPAEGFCTSPPDAGLSMILGEEIGRSEEDQWAQ
- a CDS encoding dihydrofolate reductase family protein, translated to MGTVIMHSVMSVDGFIADGNDRVGPLHDWYFNGDTPIPGGITVSRTSAEYVGPMWESIGVIIMGRHLFDLVNGWEGRPPAGEHVVVVSHRPKPEGWHPEASYHFAGDVRAAIDKAQELAGDRVIAVNAGEVGGQIFAAGLVDEVAIDVVPVVFGDGKRYFGSSDGQHALHDPHVVIRSDGVLHLRYRTAR
- a CDS encoding GntR family transcriptional regulator; this encodes MASDLSPPRSPVRPVEVDRSSPVPLYFQVASRLQELIEAGEIGVGTRIENEVDLAERLGVSRPTTRRAIQYLVERGMLVRKRGVGTQVVHPKVRRPVELSSLYDDLVTADRKPRTEVLQLQVIPAPAEVAEALELSPGTEVTWIERLRYAGGEPLALMHNAIPLGLIHLEADDLARHGLYELLRRAGYQPRIATQVIGARSANAAEARILQEKRGASLLTMTRTAWDVSGRALEYGSHVYRASRYSFELNLSAG
- the iolC gene encoding 5-dehydro-2-deoxygluconokinase, whose protein sequence is MPADEVLTMGRIGVDLYPQQVGVSLREVRTFEKFLGGSPTNVAVAAARYGRRSAVITRTGDDPFGAYIHDALRAFGVDDRYVTAVPALPTPVTFCEIFPPDDFPLYFYRFPKAPDLEIHESEVDLDAVRAADVFWVTGTGLCQEPSRSATLAALRARGRSGITVLDLDYRPMFWESREEARRWVQEALPYATVAVGNLDECFTAVGVREPRAAATALHDRGIELAVIKQGPEGVLASRAGEEVQAPPIPVDVVNGLGAGDAFGGALCHGLLAGWDLETVMRFCNAAGAIVASRLACADAMPTTAEVDELLVAGGSRA
- a CDS encoding Cgl0159 family (beta/alpha)8-fold protein encodes the protein MPDVHEIVAARVDRPYAIASAAKRRRRPPSWRGEHGRLMMIAADHPARGALRAGADPLAMGHRADLLERICTALARPGVNGVLGTPDILEDLLLLGVLDDKVVIGSMNRGGLAGTSFEIDDRFTAYDAAGIATSGFDGGKMLLRIDPADAGTANTLQGCAHAVGELAQRRLIAMVEPFISHRVDGRVRNELSAEAMVRAMTVAAGLGPTSAYTWLKVPVVDDMERVMAATTLPALILGGEVSADADAAYARWGKALALPTVQGLVIGRSLLYPPRGDVAGAVDRAVSLL
- the iolB gene encoding 5-deoxy-glucuronate isomerase encodes the protein MSHLLRRGEAAEKPFDLVVTPERAGWGFSGLRVLDLTIGTRVSFVTGDEEMIVLPLSGGCDVTCDDERVTLTGRRSVFSRVTDFAYLPAGSAVTIRAGNGGRFALPSARTTKRLPFRYGPADAVPVELRGAGQASRQVNNFCTPDSFEADRLIAVEVLTPGGNWSSYPPHKHDEAGGAETALEEIYYFEVAGSPSGTAGSAYQRVYGHPGRDIDVCAEVRSGDVVLIPYGWHGPSMAAPGYDLYYLNVMAGSGPRRWLFSDDPVHAWVRGSWDGQAMDPRLPLTSTTERRRS
- the iolD gene encoding 3D-(3,5/4)-trihydroxycyclohexane-1,2-dione acylhydrolase (decyclizing): MRLTVAQAVVRFLANQWTERDGAEQRAIAGTFGIFGHGNVAGLGQALLQAQRTGEADMPYHLARNEQAMVHAAAGYAKMKNRLSAMACTASIGPGSTNMLTGAALATVNRLPVLLLPSDVFATRVAPPVLQELEDPRSYDVSVNDAFRPLSRFFDRVWRPEQLPSALLAAMRVLFDPAETGAVTLCLPQDVQAEAHDFPDELFARRVWHVARPVPEPAALARAAEVIRSARRPLIVAGGGAVYSEASAELDAFARATGIPVADTHAGKGAVSWDHPNSVGGVGSTGTPVANRLAREADVIIGVGTRYSDFTTASHTAFAHPDVRFVNLNVAAFDAHKKAATALVADARAGLAALTGALDGVRFDVDYAGDVAAWQRRVDEAYHLGHGPLPAQSEVIGAVNDACGERDVVVQAAGSMPGDLQLLWRARDPKQYHVEYGYSCMGFEIAGALGIKMADPTREVYALVGDGSYLMMAQEIVTAVADGLKLVIVLVQNHGFASIGALSESLGSQRFGTSYRYRGGDDDYDGGYLPVDLAANAESLGAAVIRCRTIADLTEGLKKARDADRLTVVHIETDPLSPVPSSESWWDVPVSGVSELESTRAARTAYEAAKRAQRDHL
- a CDS encoding CoA-acylating methylmalonate-semialdehyde dehydrogenase yields the protein MTTIEHWIGGTTTGGTGSRRAPVYNPATGRQQHEVVLAETADVDAAVAAAKTAFAQWSQASLSKRTKVMFAFRELVNAHVKELAEIVSDEHGKVLSDAAGEVQRGLEVVEFACGIPQLLKGEYSDQASTGVDVFSFREPLGVVAGITPFNFPVMVPMWMHPVAIACGNAFVLKPSERDPSASNFVADLWRRAGLPDGVFNVVHGDKVAVDAILDHPDIAAVSFVGSTPIAKYIHGRATATGKRVQALGGAKNHAIILPDADLEFAANHLSAAAFGSAGERCMAISAAVAVGGAGDPLMDILARKAADVVVGPGRDPRSEMGPVVTAAAKERIEGLIGTGEQQGAKVLVDGRGLKVPGHEEGFFVGPTVLDQVGTGMDVYTEEIFGPVLSVVRSDSVDAAIELINANPYGNGTAIFTSSGEAARRFQRGVNVGMIGINVPIPVPMAYYSFGGWKDSLFGDKHVHGPEGVSFYTRGKVVTSRWPHVEAAHGASLHFPTAS